The genomic window TTCCTCTCACCGCAAAAATATTTTTCTTGTATAAAATATCTGCCGGCAGCATATTGTTCCCTTCTGAATTGAAGATTACGGCATCCGTCATGCCGTGCTTCACCAGCTGTAAAGACATCAGCCTATTGTCTACATATTCGAATGCGGGACCGCTGAAATCGATCATATCAATCTCAAGATTGTCCTTCGCCACTTCATCATAAAGGGATTCTACTAAATTCCGGGGATTGTCGTAATAATGGAACGCCCCGAAAATAAGGTTTACCCCAAGATTCCCTAATGTTTCCTGCTGCAGCGTCGCGTCGTTTTCCTTGAACTTGACGTGAATAACAATTTCGTTATAATCCTCGTTCTCCTTTACCTGAAAACGGATTCCTACCCAGCCGTGTCCTTTGACCGTCTTATCAAAATTAATCGTGGTAACGGTATTGGCGTAGGAAAAAAACTTTCTGTTCGGGTTATTTTCCCTGGAAATCCTTTCCTCGATCAGAGCAACTTCGTACCGAAGCATTTTCCGAAGTCGGTTTTGGGTAACATACCTGTTTTTTACCTCTTTTCCGTAGATCGCATCACTAAAATCTTTGTCGTAAGCCGACATGGCCTTAGCAATTGTACCGGAAGCTCCCCCTGCTCTAAAAAAATGCCGAACAGTCTCCTGCCCTGCTCCAATTTCCGCGAAAGTACCATAAATAGTAGGATCTAGATTAATTGTTAATGCTTTTTGTTTAGGAGTTAGTTTCTGATACATTAGGACATTAAATTTTTCGTAAATTTACCAAAATTAAACC from Chryseobacterium sp. SORGH_AS_0447 includes these protein-coding regions:
- a CDS encoding TonB-dependent receptor — encoded protein: MYQKLTPKQKALTINLDPTIYGTFAEIGAGQETVRHFFRAGGASGTIAKAMSAYDKDFSDAIYGKEVKNRYVTQNRLRKMLRYEVALIEERISRENNPNRKFFSYANTVTTINFDKTVKGHGWVGIRFQVKENEDYNEIVIHVKFKENDATLQQETLGNLGVNLIFGAFHYYDNPRNLVESLYDEVAKDNLEIDMIDFSGPAFEYVDNRLMSLQLVKHGMTDAVIFNSEGNNMLPADILYKKNIFAVRGSFRPVTKVNIDMLKNGMDMFLKDSACSPDNTEVLIEITISNLRADGDIDERDFLDRVDVLGKLGYTVIISNYSEYYRLIDYFASYTSGNIGVAMGVNNLLMVFDEKYYKNLSGGILEAFGKFFRNGLRVYLYPYKDPETHELLNSDTLKVEENLKELYKYFKHNERIVDITSYNPEYLEIYSRDILKKIGCNMKGWETQLPEGVAEMIKERGMFGYKEELSLKQFS